A region of the Myxococcus stipitatus DSM 14675 genome:
TGGGCGGTCTTCTCGCCGATGCCCGGCAGCTTCGCGAGCTGGGCGACAAGGCGGTTCAGCGGATCGGGAGTCATCCGGTATCAGGTAATGCCGGGGATCTTGATGCCGCCCGAGATTTTCGCCAGCTCGCGCTGCATGTGCTGACGGCTGCCCGCCAGTGCGTTGTTCACCGCGGCCGTGATGAGGTCCTCGAGCATCGACGTGTCATTCGGGTCGATGGCGGACTTGTCGATCTTGACGCTGCGGACTTCCTGGATGCCGTTGACCACGACGGTGACGAGTCCGTCGCCGGACTTCGCTTCGACGGTCTCCTCGGCCAACTGCTGCTTCCGCTCTTCAATCTTCTCCGTCAGCTTGTTCGCCTGCCGGATGAAGTAATTCAGGTCGACGCCGGGCATGTGCTTCCTCGGTACTCGGGGGAGCGGCCCCTGGTGGGAGCCGCTCGGGCGTGGAGTAAGGCGCGCACCCTACCGTTGCGCGCGGCCATTGTCAGGCGCTGTCGTCCGGAGCTTCGACTGGAGTGTCGGTGGGCGAGGCGGCGGAGGGGCGCTCGGGCTCGTAGATCTGGATGTGTTCGACTTCGCCCCCCAGGACCAGGAGCACGGTGCGAATCGAGGCGTGGTTCCGCACCTTGCTCTCGGTGTTCTTCTCGTGGGTGGCGCGGCTGTGAGCGTCGCGCTCGGCGAGGCTGGGCGCGGCCCGGTTGTCATCGGCGGAGACGTCCTGGAAGGACAGCTTCACCGGGCGGCCGAAGTGCTCGGCGAGGAGCTTGTCGATGGTGGCCTTGCCCGCGGCGGCGCTCACCGTCATGCGGTGCAGGCCCGCGGTGGGCAGGAAGCCGAGGATGATCTCCCCCGCCTTCATCGACATGAGCCGACCGTTGGCGAGCGCGGTGCCATGCCGGAGTGACGTCCCCTTCACCGTCTCCACCGCGGCGCGCCAGCGCTCGATCAGCGGCAGGTTGGGGTTGTCTCGCCCGCGAGGCATCGGCGCGGCCGCGACAGGGGGCGGAGGGGGCGGCTCGGGTTCGGGCTCGGCCGCGGGAGCCGCGGGCTCCGGGATGCACTCGCCGGACGCACAGCCGCCCGGGGAGGCCTCCTCCGGGTAGAAGCGCCCCTCCTCATCGTCGTACGGAGGCGGCTCGGGCTCGGCCGCGGGGGCCTCCGGCTTGCGGACGTTGATGACGCGAACGGTGGGCGCGGGCTCGGTGGTGCGAGAGAGCGGAGTCGCGCCCGCGTGGGAGCCAGAAGGTCCCACGGGCGGAGGCGGTGCGGATGGCGCGGGTGCCGAGGGCACCGGGGCCATGGGGACGGAGGGAGGCCCCTTGCGCAGGAACGACAACGGGCGGGCCGCCGAGGCGGGCAGTCCTTCCAGGACGGGCCCCGAGGGCAACGGGTTCTCCGCCGAGTACGGCGTCTCCATTCCTCCCGAGAGACGCGGCGGAGGCGTGGGGGGACTCCACGCGACAGGCGCGGCCTGGACGGACGGGTTGGTCTCGACGCTCCGAGGCATGGCTGAACCCGGTGAAGGCGCGGGGCCTGGACCGGGTCCATTCGTCGCTCCGGAGTGCATCGAGGCGCCGGCGAAGGAGGCGCCGTCGTGAACGGCCCGCGCCTCGAATGCGCCCGGAGATGTGGTGTGGCCTCCGTCATGCCGAGGCAGCTCGATGTCCGCGGGGGGCTCGGGTACGTACTCGGACTCGTCGTACCGAGGGGGCGCGGCGTCGCGCGGAAGCTCCGGGGCGACAGGGGGCACAAGGCCTGGCGTGGGCTCGGAGACCACCGGGCGCGCGACGGCGGCCACGGGGCGTGGCTCCGGTGAGGGCTCTGGGGCTGGCGGCGGCGCGACGGGCGCACTTCCCGCGTTCACCGGGACTGGTGCCGGGGCGCTTCGAGTCTCCCAGGGACGAGGTGTCGGCGGTGCGGGAGCCTGTCTCGGCTCAGGCGCGAAAGTTCGTGGAGCTGGAGCGACCTCCTGGCGCTCCAGCATTGGCCTTGGCGGAACCTTCGCCCTGGGGCAGTCCGGCCGCGAGCCGGTCGACGCGCGCGAGCAGCTCCGGAATGGACCCGCCCGGCGACAGCTGGATGGCCTTCAACAACGCCATCTCCAGCGCGAGCCTCGGCTGGGCCGCGCGCGACACGTCCCACACGCTGCCGTGGACGATGTCGAAGAGCCGCGTGAGCTGCGCGCTGTCCGCGTCCTTGGCCAGCGCGACGAGCGCCTTCTGCTCGGACTCGGCCAGCTCGGCGGGGGCTTCGCCCAGCGTCTTGGTGACGAAGAGGTGGCGCAGCTGCATCGCCAGCTCCTCGGCGAGCCGCTTCAAGTCGAGGCCGCGATTGAAGACCTCCTCCACGCGTCCCAGGATGCGCTTGGCGTCCTTGTGGACGAGGGCCTCCGCGAAGTCCTGCACCATCGTGCGGTCGATGGCGCCCAGGGCCTCGGCGACCTCCTCGTCCGTCGGGTTGGCGCCGCACGAGGCGAGCACCTGGTCCAGCAGGCTGAGCGCGTCGCGCATGCCGCCTTCGGACTGACGCACGACGAGCGACAGGGAGCGGTCCGAGATGCCCGCGCCCTCCGCCTTGCAGATCTCCTGCAGCCGCTGAAGCATCCGCGCCGCGGAGATGCGGCGGAAGTTGTGGCGCTGGCAGCGCGAGAGGATGGTGTCCGGGAGCTTGTGGGCCTCGGTCGTCGCGAAGATGAACTTCACGTGGCCGGGCGGCTCCTCCAGCGTCTTGAGCAGCGCGTTGAACGCCGCTCCCGACAGCATGTGGACCTCGTCGATGATGTAGATCTTGTGCCGGTCTCGCTGCGGCAGGTACTTCGCGTTCTCGCGAATCTCGCGGACGTTCTCCACGCCGTTGTTGGAGGCACCGTCGATCTCCGCGACGTCGACGCTGGTGCCGGCGGCGATCTCCGTGCACGCCTTGCACTCTCCGCAAGGCGTGGCCGTGGGGCCCTTTTCACAGTTGAGGGCCTTGGCGAGCAGACGGGCGGCCGTCGTCTTGCCCACGCCCCGAGGCCCGCAGAACAGGTACGCATGAGCGACCCGGTCCATCTTGATGGCGTTCGCGATGGTCCGGACCACGTGCTCCTGTCCGGTCATGTCATCGAACTTCTGCGGGCGCCATTTGCGCGCGAGGACGAGGTAGCTCATGGGGGGCGTCATCTAAACACGGCGGCGGGAAGGATCCATGTCGTTGCCGCCGCTACAGGTGGGTTCCACTCAGCGTCCGAGGGCCTGGAGCACGACGCCTGCGGCATTGTGTCCCGCCGCTCCGATGACACTGCCGGCCGGATGGCAGCCCGCGCTGCAGAAGTAGAGCCCCTGCACCGGCGTCTCGTAGGGCAACCGGTCGGTGAAGCCCAGCTTGTTGTCCACATGATGGATGTGGCCGCCGGTGATGCCGAAGTGGCTCTCGATTTTGGGGGGCGTGAGGGCGAAGTACTCCTGGACCTGGTCGCTGGTGCCCGGCGCGAAGCGGTCGCAGATGGACAGCAGGTGCTGGATGTAGCGCGACTCTTCCTTCTCCCACGTCGTGCCCTCGAGCTTGTAGGGCACCCACTCCACGAAGAGCGCGGAGTTGTGGTGGCCTTCCTTGTCGCGCAGCGACGGGTCCACCGTGGTGTGGATGTACCACTCGATGGAGGGGAACTCGGACAGCTTGCCCGCATGCGTGTCCCGGTAGGATCGCTCGAGCGCGCCCAGCACGTCCTCCTCCTGCGGCAACAGGTGGATGGTGGGGCCGAACTGGCCTCGGTCCTCCGGCAGGCACGTGAAGGTGGGCAGGTTCTTCAGGCACAGGTTCACCTTGAGGGTGGTGCCCGGCACGGCCATCGCGTTCACCTTCGTGCGGTAGTCGGCGGGCAGTGCGCTGGACTCCACCAGCTTCAGCGTGCGGAACGGGTCGCCGTTGGACACGACGACGTTGGCCTTCAGCTCCTCGCCGTTCTCCAGCACGACGCCCTTCACCACGCCCTGGTCCACGCGGACGGACGTCACCTTCGCGCCGGTGCGAATGGTGGCGCCGTACTTGCGCGCGACGTTGGCGATGGACTGGGTGACGGTGCCCATGCCGCCGCCCACGATCATCCACGTGCCGCCGCTGCCCGGCAGTCGACACATGTTGTGGACGAGCAGGTTCATCCCCGTGCCCGGCGTGTCATAGCCGCCATCAAGTCCGGAGAAGGCGTCCGTCACCGCGTACATCGCCTTCACCAGGTCCGACTTGAAGTTGAAGCGCTCCAGGTACTGGCGCGCGGAGCCTCGGCACAGGCGGATGAAGTGCTGGCGCAGGGCAGGGCGGATGTAGCGCTCGGCCGTCTCCTCCAGGGACAGCGGCGGCTTGAGCCATGCGGGGGCCAGGTCGTCGCGCAGCGCGGCCAGCTCCGCGTTCATCGCCTGGTTGGCCTCCCAGTCCTGCTGCGAGAAGAACTCCACGAACTGGCGCTGGAGGTCCTTCTCATCCGAGCCGAACAGCAGGTAGCGCTTGTCCCTCGTGGGGAGGAAGTAGTGCGGGTCTCTTCGCTTGAGCGGCAGGTCCAGCTCCAGCTCGCGAAGCAGCTCCGGCGGCATGAGGCCCAGCAGGTATGCACCCGTGGACACGCCGAGGCCCGGCGCGCTCTTGAACGGATACTCCGTGCGGCACGCGCCACCGATGACGTCCTTCTCCTCCAGGACGGTGACGGAAAGGCCTCGCCGCGCGAGCATCGCCGCGGTCACGAGTCCGTTGTGTCCTGCTCCCACCACGATGACGTCGGGCATGTCTTCCTCCTCGGGGAACCGTGTTCCTAGCCGAGCGAGGGCCTGGCGGACAAACGTCACCTGTCTTGCGTGGGGACTCTTGCCAAGGGAGAGTCCTCGGCACCTGTGTCAGCCTCCACACCCGCCCTCCCCAGCGCCGACTCGACTCCCACCAGGCTCCCCGATGACCCGGGGCCCGCCGTGACTCGAAAGCACTCCGTCGCGGCGGTCTGGAGTCTTGCCGTCGTGGCGCTCCTGCCCGCCGTGGTGGCCGTGGTGCAACTGGGCCGCATCCACCCGGATGAGGTGTACCAGGCCCTGGAGCCCGCCTGGTGGCGCGTCCATGGCTACGGCGTGCTGGCGTGGGAGTGGCGCGATGGCATTCGCAACTGGGCTGTACCTGGTGTCCTGGCCGGCTTCCTCAAGCTGGCCTCCTGGTTGGGCATCACCGACCCGCAGGGCTATCGCGCGGTGACGGCGCTGCCGCAGCTCGCCCTGCACGCCTGGAGCCTGTGGGCCGTGTACCGCTTCGCCGCTCGTCGGGCGGGGAGCGCGGGGGGCTGGCTGGCCGTCTTGTTGGTGGGCCTGTATGGGCCCGTGGTCGTCTTCGCGGGGCGCACCCTGTCGGAGTCCTTCTCCACGTCCTTCCTCCTGGTGGCCATGGAGGCCCTGGACCGGCGCGAGCGAGAGGTGAGGGCGGGGCTCGTGGGCGGCGCGGCGCTGGGGCTGGCGGTGGTGACACGCTATCCGTCCGCCATCTTCGTCCTCGCGGCGCTCCTCTGGCTGCTGGCGATGCGGCGCTGGAGGATGTTCCTCTTCACGTGTCTGGGCGGACTGGTGGTGGCGGTGGGGCTGGGGCTCCTGGACCACCTCACCTGGGGCAGCCCCTTCCATTCCTTCATCGCCTACGTCCGCTTCAACGTCCTGTCTGGTGACGCGGCGGCGCGCTTCGGAGCGGACCCGCCGCGCTTCTACCTGATGCCCTTGCTGTCGGCCGTGCCCGCCTGGGCGTGGTGCGCGGTTCCGCTGGCGCTGGTGGCCGCGAAGCGGAAGTGGGCGGTGTCACTGCCGCTGGCGTGCGCGACGCTCTACCTGGCCGCGCTGCTGAAGACGGCGCACAAGGAGGAGCGCTTCCTCTACCCGGCGCTGGTGCTGGCCGTGCTCGCCGCCGCGCCGCTGGTGGCCGCCTTCATCACCACGCAGGCTCGCCGGGAGCTTCGTTGGGGCCTGTCCGTGATGGCCTTGGGCGTCGGGGCGGCTTCCGCCTTCTACTTCCCGCCCTTTGACCTTCGAGGGGACGAGTTCCGCGCCATCGTCGCGTCCACCCGGAGGGAAGGCGCCACGGGCGTGCTCATCGTCGCCGAGGGACTCTGGGGCGCCGGTGGGTTCTTCTACCTGGGCAAGGAAATCCCCTGGCTCACCTGCGACTGGCCTCGCGACGAGGCCTTCCAGGTGGCCATGAGGGAGCGCCGCTTCAACCGGGTCGTCACCATCGATGACCGGACGCTCCCGGAGCTCGAGGCGGCGGGCTTCCGCACCGTCGAGCGCTTCGGTCGTCAGTCGCTGCTCGTGCGGGACTGAGAACCCGCCGTCTGCCAGGGAGGAGGGCGGGCCTGTCCCGCCTTGTTCGCCAGCGGACTGGCGATAGCCCGCAAAGGCGAAGAGCCAGACCCCGAAACGAGGACTGGCTCTTCAGAACGGCCGGGACACACGCGGTGGTACGCTACCGTTGCTTCCTTCCGGACCTGGCGGGGTTCGCGCCCCCACGTTGTCCCGACCACAAATCATGTAGACATCAACGACTGAAATAACAACGGAGAGGGTGGGATTCGAACCCACGATACCCTTTCAGATATACACGCGTTCCAGGCGTGCGCCTTCAACCGCTCGGCCACCTCTCCATAAAGTCTGGAGCGGAGAGCGTAGGATTCGAACCTACGATACCGTTACCGGTATGCCTGATTTCGAGTCAGGTGCCTTCGACCACTCGGCCAGCTCTCCAAGTATTCAATTGTCTCGTCGCTTCGCGCGCAACCGCTCGAAGAACGACTTCAGAAGAATCCTGCTGTCTTCAGCCAGGATACCACTCGCGACTTGGAGCCGGTGATTATGTCGAGGCTCTTCTGCGAGATTGTAGAGAGAACCGACCGCGCCGGCCTTCGGGTCCATGGCGCCAAAGACAAGGCGCGTCACCCGGGACTGCACGAGCGCACCGGCGCACATGGCACACGGTTCCAACGTCACGTACAAAGTGACGCCCGTCAATCTCCAGACACCCAGATGCTTTCGCGCTGCATCCAACGCGAGGACTTCGGCATGGGCGAAGGGATTGCGGTCCATCTCTCTGCGGTTGAAACCCGTTCCGATGATGTTTCCATCATGGACCGCCACCGCACCGACAGGGACCTCTCCGAGTGTCGCGGCTTCCCGCGCGAGCGCGAGCGCCTGCTGCATGAAAGCTTCGTCGTCACTCATGGAGACGGCGAGAAGAAGGGAAACGCTCCCTGGAGGATTCGAACCTCCGGCCTTCGGATTCGTAGTCCGACGCTCTATCCAGCTGAGCTAAGGGAGCAAATCTTCACGCGCTGCTACAACGATAAGTGGCGGAGAGAGAGGGATTCGAACCCTCGATACCCTTTCGAGTATGCAGGTTTAGCAAACCTGTGCCTTCAGCCTCTCGGCCATCTCTCCAACTCTTCTCTGTCAAAGAACCACAAAACTCAAGAACATTTTCGGAGGCGGTAGGATTCGAACCTACGGAGAGCTTGCACCCTCTGCGGTTTTCAAGACCGCTGCCTTCAACCGCTCGGCCACGCCTCCAAACCACCCAGCCGACGGAGCCCCTCGGACCGACGTCGGCCGTGGGGCCGCCCTTCTACATGATTCTTCGCCCGTTGCAAGCGGATGATCACAACTTCCGCCACATCTACAGCGGCTTGAGCTCCTTCAGGCCGCCCATATAGGGCCAGAGGACCTCCGGGATGGCCACGGTGCCGTCGTCACGCTGGTAGTTCTCCAGGATGGCGATGGAGGTGCGGCCCACGGCGAGCCCGCTGCCGTTGAGGGTGTGGAGGAGCTGGGGCTTGTCGCCCTTCTGTCCCCGGAAGCGAATCTTCGCGCGGCGGGACTGGAAGTCGCCGCAGTCCGAGCAGGAGGAGATCTCCCGGTAGGCATCCTGGCCCGGCAGCCAGACCTCGATGTCGTAGGTCTTGCGGGCCGCGAAGCCCATGTCGCCGGTGCACAGGAGCATCACCCGGTGGTGCAGGCCCAGGCGCCGGAGGATGTCGCACGCGTCGTCCGTCATGGACTCCAGCTCGTCCAGGCTCTTGTCCGGGTGCGCGAACTTCACCATCTCCACCTTGTGGAACTGGTGCTGGCGGATGAGGCCGCGGGTGTCCTTGCCGGCGGCGCCCGCCTCCGCGCGGAAGCACGGGCTGAAGGCGCAGTAGCGCACCGGGAGCGTGTCACCCTCGAGGATTTCATCCGCGTGGTAGTTGGTGACGGGCACTTCGGCGGTGGGGATGAGGAAGCGCTCGGGGTCGCCCAGCGTCTTGAAGGCGTCGTCCTCGAACTTGGGCAGCTGGCCGGTGCCCATCATCGTCTCGCGCAGCACCAGGTAGGGCGGGAGCAGCTCCGTGTAGCCCTTCTGGGTGTGCACATCGATCATGAACGTGACGAGTGCCCGCTCCAGCCGCGCCAGCGCGCCCTTGTAGAAGGTGAAGCGGCTGCCGGAGACCTTCGCGGCGCGCTCGAAGTCGAGCATGCCCAGCTTCTCCCCCAGCTCGAAGTGCTGCCGGGGCGTGAAGGGGAGGTTGGGCTTCTCGCCCCAGCTCTTCACCTGGACGTTGTCGTCCGCGCTCGCGCCCACGGGGACCGACTCGTGCGGCGTGTTGGGGATGAGCAGGAGGATGCCGTTGATCTCCTCCTCCACTTCCTTGAGCCGGTTCTCCTTCTCCTTGATGTCCTGGGAGACGGCCCGGAGGTCCCCGCGCAGGGCGTCCAGCGCCTTGGGGTCTTCCTTGGCCTTCTTCTTCATCTCCTCGTTGGCGGCGTTGCGGCGCGCGGCCAGCGACTCCATGGAGACGTACAGCTCACGGCGCTCGGCGAAGAGGCGCTGGAAGGGGCCCAGGTCCAGGTTGCCGCCCCGCGTCTTCAGGCGAGCGACGACCGCATCGAAGTTCTGCGCAACGTTCCGGAGGTCCAGCATGGGGGACGCCTTGTAGTCACCCTCGGTGGGCGTCAGCAAGGTTCCTGGCGCTCGGGGTGCTCAAGGGCGGACGCCCTCGGCTCCGGGGGCCTGACGCCGGCCATCCCCAGGGGGACGGCCGGCTGTCGGCTGCCGGCTAGTTCCGCAGGTCGTAGATCTCCTCTTCGATGTCCTTCTTGTCGGAAGCGTCCGGCTTCTTCTCCAAGTAGGACTCGAAGGCCTGCACGGCCTCCCGGCGCTTGTTCTTCTCCTTATAGGCGAAGCCCAGGTAGTAGTAGGTCATCGGGTTCTCCGGCTCGGCCGTGGCGGCCTTGCGGTACCAGTCGATGGCCTTGGCGTGCTGGGCCTGCTCGGTGAAGGCGCGGGCGACCTTGTAGTAGACGTACGTGAGCTTCGTGTCCGCCTTGAGGGCCTTCTGGTAGCGCTGGATGGCGTCGTTCCAGCGGGCGGCGTTGAAGTACGCATCGCCGATGGAGCCGAGCACCCGCGTGCGGCGGGGGTCTGACTTGAGGCTCTCCTCGAAGGCGGAGATGGCCTCGTCGAACTCGCCGAGCTCCAGGTGGGCATGGCCCAGGGCCTCGTGGGCATCTGCGTTGGCGGGGTCCAGGTCGACGGCGGAGCGCCACTCGCGCATGGCGTCCGGCAGGTTCTTCGCGTCGCGCAGGATGACGCCGTAGGCGTAGTGGTAGTCCGGGCGCTTGGGCGCGCGCTCCACCGCCTTGCGCATGGCGTCCATGGCCAGGGTGAACTCCAGCCGCTTCGCCTTGACGAGCGCCAGGTAGTAGAGCGCCTCGTGGTTGGAGGGCTCGTTGCTCAGCGCCAGGCCCAGGTTGCTCTCCGCGCCGGGCAGGTCTCCGCGCTCCAGCAGCACGGCGCCCAGGGTGATGGGAATCGTGGTGGAGCGGGGGTCCTCGCCCTTGGCCTTCTCCAGCTCGGCCACGGCCTCCTCGAGCTTGCCCAGGCGCCAGAGGACGATGCCGCGCTGCAGCCGGCCGTCCTTGAGCAGGTGCGGGTCCAGCTCCAGCGCGCGGTTGGCCTCCACCTGGGCCTTCTCCAGGTCTCCGGCGAGCAGCGCCACGCGAGACAGGCCCAGGTGGGCGTCGGCGAGGTTCGGGTCGAGCTGCACGGCGCGGTCGAACTCCTGCTGCCCCAGGAGGGCGTTGTTCTCCGCGAGGGCCAGTTCACCCAGGCCGGAGCGCACACCCGCGTGGTCCGGAGCCTTGCTGGCGGCCTGCTCCAGCTGGGTGCGAGCCTCCGCGTTGCGCCGCTGACGCAGGTAGAAGCGGCCCAGGTACAGGTTGGCCTCCACCAGGTTGGTATCCGCGGCGATGGCGCGCTTGTAGTGCCCCTCCGCCTCGGAGAGCTTGTCCAGCGCGTCCTCGATGCGGCCGTAGAGGTAGGCGATGCGCGCCTCGCTGGGGAAGCGCTCGCTGGCCTTCTGCACCGCCTCCAGCGCCGCCTGCATCTTGCCCGTCATCACCAGCGAGGAGATGTGGCCGTCGGCGTACTCCAGGTTGTCGGAGGCCTCGGAGGCCAGGGCCGTGTACAGCGGCAGGGCTCCTTCGTAGTTGCGCTGGGCGCGCATCACGTGGGCGAGCTGGGCCTTGATGAAGTCCGCCTCCGGGTCCTGCTCCAGCGCGGCCTTGAGCTCGGCCTCGGCCTCGCGGGGCTTGTGCTGGTAGAAGAGCGCCACGCCCTTGAGCCCCCGGGCGCGGGCGAGCTCGGCGGGACCCAGCGCGGACTGGACGTCCTGGGCCAGGGCCTCCTCCACGGACTGCGCGCCCTTCTCCACGTCCTTGCGGACCAACAGCTGCACGGCGGCGAGCTCCACGGCGGAGGAGGCATGCTTGCGGTCCGCCTCGAGCGCGGCGGTGTACGCGGCGGCGGCCTCGTCCGCGCGGCCCGCGGCCTGGTGCAGGTTGCCCGTCGCGTGGTGGGCCTTGGCGGACTTCGGGTCCACCGCGAGCACCTTCTTCAGGGTCTCGATGGCGGCGTCCCGCTCACGCTTCATGGTCTGCGCTTCGGCCACGAGGAAGGCCAGCTCCAGGTCGCCCTGGTTGCCTTCACGGCTGAACGCGTCCATCAGCGGAACCAGCGCCGCGTCCGCCTGCCGGCCGGCGAGGGAGAGCGCCGCGCCCGCCTTGATGAAGTCGACGTCCTTCTCGCCCAGCAGCGCGATGTCCAGCAGGGCCTCCCGGCAGCGCGCCATGTCGGCAGGCTGCGCCGCGGAGTACTTGCGCTGCAGGTAGGTGACGGACTGGCACCACAGCGAGCGCACCGCCGGGTACTCCTTCTGCTGGAGGGCCTGGGCGGAGAGGGTCTGCGCCTGCTGGTAGCTGGCGAAGGTGTCCTGGAGGAGCGCCTGCTTCGCCTGCGTCACGAGCTGCGCCTCGGGTGAGCCGTCCGAGACGCGCGCGGGGAACATGGCGCGGCGGCCGAAGGCGCCATAGCGCGTGCCGAACTCGGTGCCCGCGCCGATGGCGAGCAGCGCCGCGGCCACGCCCGCGGCGACGAACAAGGGGATGCGTTTCTTGAGCTTCTCGTTGGCGCCGCTGCGGTCCACCACGGAGACCGCGGCCATGCGGCCTTCGTAGAGCTGCTCCAGCCGACGCATGTTCGCCTGTGTGCCGTTCCCATCGGCGCGAGGCGCGTCCGCGTCCGTCGCGGTGGCGGCGACCGGGGCCGCGGCGACGACCTTGGCGGGGCCTTCCATCAGCCGCTGGATGGCGGCGGCGAAGGTGGGGATGGTGCCGATGGCGGACCACGTCTCCGAGTCCAGCGAGACGTCCTCGTTGCCCAGGAGCTGCCCGTCCTCGAGCATCTTGACGACGACGCCCTCGTCGAAGGGGCCGAACACCTTGCCCGAGCGGCGGCGGACGTGGAAGCGGCGCACCTTCGTGCCCGCCTGCGCGCCGGCGTCGCGGCTGGCGGCGTCGTCGATGAAGGACAGCATCTCCAGGCCATCCGCCGGGCCCGCGTTGGGCGGAGGCGGAAGCGGGTCGGAGAGGTCGGCCTCCAGGTCATCCGCCGGTCGCGCGGTGGGGTCGAACTCGAGCGAATCCGGGATGCCCGACGAGGGCGCGGAGCCGGACGGCGCGCCGAAGTCCACGTCGCCGAAGTCCATCGAGGGATTGAACGACGCGGGGGGCGGCGCGGAAGGCGCCGGGGCCGGGTCCGCGAAGTCCAGGCTGAAGTCCGGCATCGGCGCGGACGGCGGGGGCGCGGCGAAGTCGAACGATGCTCCCTGCGGCGCGGCGGGGGCCGGCAGGTCCGAGAAGTCCATCGCGGGGGCGGCGGGTGCCGGCAGGTCCGAGAAGTCCATCGCGGGAGCGACCGGGGCCGCCGAATACG
Encoded here:
- a CDS encoding tetratricopeptide repeat protein, producing MKVSCPSCQTNYNIDDKRIPPGGAKLKCARCQTTFPIKPESASASAPAAPPPAAIPLPGLTAAPAAAIPLPGAAPSAVASAAIPLPGAAPAPSAAIPLPGSAPSGASPQAIPLPGASGFDGGAIPLPGAAAPADSFSFDSAAIPLPGASSYPTTAFGHDSGAIPLPGAAPSGAIAMGAGPAAIPLPGSAAPFDSGAIPLPGATDPFAEGFDDVAPPAREDRDVTRVVAIPLPNAAYREQAAAAPPPSTSRDFDFSDDALAPPVDDSASAFGSGDMQGTTRDFDFSDDALPVPAQPEPDPFAFDVETPSGEASSFALPPTPGPGQGAIPVEENPFALPPPPAYSQPPVEENPFALPPPPAYGQQPAMDDPFALPPPPAGEDPFALPQDPSYAQPAMDDPFALPPPPAYGQQPAMDDPFALPPPPAYSQPPVTDDPFALPPPPAYAQQSLGDDAFALPPPPAGGPSFDFGELPSPVDPYSAAPVAPAMDFSDLPAPAAPAMDFSDLPAPAAPQGASFDFAAPPPSAPMPDFSLDFADPAPAPSAPPPASFNPSMDFGDVDFGAPSGSAPSSGIPDSLEFDPTARPADDLEADLSDPLPPPPNAGPADGLEMLSFIDDAASRDAGAQAGTKVRRFHVRRRSGKVFGPFDEGVVVKMLEDGQLLGNEDVSLDSETWSAIGTIPTFAAAIQRLMEGPAKVVAAAPVAATATDADAPRADGNGTQANMRRLEQLYEGRMAAVSVVDRSGANEKLKKRIPLFVAAGVAAALLAIGAGTEFGTRYGAFGRRAMFPARVSDGSPEAQLVTQAKQALLQDTFASYQQAQTLSAQALQQKEYPAVRSLWCQSVTYLQRKYSAAQPADMARCREALLDIALLGEKDVDFIKAGAALSLAGRQADAALVPLMDAFSREGNQGDLELAFLVAEAQTMKRERDAAIETLKKVLAVDPKSAKAHHATGNLHQAAGRADEAAAAYTAALEADRKHASSAVELAAVQLLVRKDVEKGAQSVEEALAQDVQSALGPAELARARGLKGVALFYQHKPREAEAELKAALEQDPEADFIKAQLAHVMRAQRNYEGALPLYTALASEASDNLEYADGHISSLVMTGKMQAALEAVQKASERFPSEARIAYLYGRIEDALDKLSEAEGHYKRAIAADTNLVEANLYLGRFYLRQRRNAEARTQLEQAASKAPDHAGVRSGLGELALAENNALLGQQEFDRAVQLDPNLADAHLGLSRVALLAGDLEKAQVEANRALELDPHLLKDGRLQRGIVLWRLGKLEEAVAELEKAKGEDPRSTTIPITLGAVLLERGDLPGAESNLGLALSNEPSNHEALYYLALVKAKRLEFTLAMDAMRKAVERAPKRPDYHYAYGVILRDAKNLPDAMREWRSAVDLDPANADAHEALGHAHLELGEFDEAISAFEESLKSDPRRTRVLGSIGDAYFNAARWNDAIQRYQKALKADTKLTYVYYKVARAFTEQAQHAKAIDWYRKAATAEPENPMTYYYLGFAYKEKNKRREAVQAFESYLEKKPDASDKKDIEEEIYDLRN